A region of Myxococcus stipitatus DSM 14675 DNA encodes the following proteins:
- the vioB gene encoding iminophenyl-pyruvate dimer synthase VioB, translating to MSTLSFPRLHFRGFARANVPTANRNTHGHIDITTNTVFMEGAPFDLRRPPSVFHAHLKRLAPRFDAEGRPDSEGVFSEAAGHNFGGNNHFSWENVRVTGVQRAEGAVDTEDSLVGASLALWGHYNDYLRTTFNRARWVDNNPSRPDTTLIYAGQLTLSDKHATPHTPSLLTASIPRAQPVRWVRTGHIVERGDHFLAEEFGRARLFQFSVSKQDAEFPLESQAAPSPGLRALRQALHDEEIQGLTVQYALFNMSTPRGADSPVFYDLMGTLGLWCRHELETHPAGRLLLPRQSGLGPVVVKVQSDRVSLNMPTAVPFTTRSAHPVSAQHPTHHLGGKQPLGDLVLRDLSGARIANIPERLYLDHWRHHGILDVPLLSPATGSLLLTGEDALWTEVDWVVQSDSNHLFLEAPHRQKGLFFPETLTVQSRLRGELASASAVTVRAEDSDKLTAHLTPSPQGEGYAQLTLTGQHPGVTRVALGAGQDSHVIDVRILPDDWHLDEVPAEQVDYAFLYQHVMSYYELLYPFMSDKVFSLADRCKCETYSRLMWQMCDPLNRDKSYYMPSTRELSLPKSKLFLKYLVHLEGSSRTSSPKTRGPPPITCKVHLVEALRKAVDLELSLLLQYLYAAYSIPNHEQGLQQVRAGHWRVEELELACGSEDRRRNSGMRGTLLEIAHEEMIHYLVMNNLLMALGEPFHPGTPRWGVQARRHFGLDTEFSFEPFSEHVLARFIRLEWPGHLAVPGNSIADLYSSIRQGLRDIPELFDTRPGKRGGEHHLFLDELTHKLFPAYQLEVFDRDSALFSIDFVTRQGEGLALAPPDSESSHFQRLRRMASRFSALAKPFEPAVPALRNPSLEPREDCAQVVDEGARALMGLYQGCHELMFSLMAHHFAQRPLGSLRRSRLMNASIDIMTGLLRPLSITLMNLPSGLPGRTAGPPVPEPIEGQLDRDYATGCRLLAQQCLTLARRGRDLGAGLVGAAQVEMLEFFHRQLLDLAQGNVSREA from the coding sequence ATGAGCACCCTGTCCTTCCCTCGGCTGCATTTTCGAGGCTTCGCTCGCGCCAATGTGCCGACCGCGAACCGAAACACCCATGGCCATATCGACATCACCACCAACACCGTCTTCATGGAGGGAGCCCCGTTCGACCTCCGCCGGCCACCCTCCGTCTTCCATGCGCACCTGAAACGGCTGGCGCCCCGATTCGACGCGGAAGGGAGACCGGACTCCGAGGGAGTCTTCAGCGAGGCCGCTGGCCACAACTTCGGCGGCAACAACCACTTCTCCTGGGAGAACGTCCGAGTCACGGGCGTGCAACGGGCCGAAGGAGCCGTCGACACGGAGGACAGCCTGGTCGGGGCCTCGTTGGCGCTCTGGGGTCACTACAATGACTACCTCCGCACGACCTTCAATCGCGCCAGATGGGTGGACAACAACCCGAGCAGGCCCGACACCACCTTGATCTATGCAGGGCAGCTGACCCTGAGCGACAAGCACGCCACGCCTCACACGCCGTCCTTGCTCACGGCGAGTATTCCGCGTGCGCAGCCTGTCCGCTGGGTCAGGACAGGGCACATCGTCGAGCGCGGCGACCATTTCCTCGCCGAGGAGTTCGGCCGCGCACGGCTGTTCCAATTCTCCGTGTCGAAGCAGGACGCGGAGTTCCCACTCGAGTCCCAAGCCGCCCCTTCCCCTGGCCTGCGGGCCCTGCGGCAGGCGCTGCACGACGAGGAGATACAGGGACTGACGGTCCAGTACGCCTTGTTCAACATGTCGACACCCCGAGGCGCGGACTCACCTGTCTTCTATGACCTGATGGGCACCCTGGGCCTGTGGTGTCGGCACGAACTGGAGACCCATCCAGCAGGGCGCCTGCTGCTGCCCCGCCAGTCCGGCCTGGGGCCTGTCGTGGTGAAAGTGCAGTCGGACCGGGTGTCCCTCAACATGCCGACCGCCGTGCCTTTCACGACCCGAAGCGCCCATCCCGTCTCGGCTCAGCACCCCACCCATCACCTCGGCGGAAAGCAGCCCCTGGGAGACCTCGTGCTCCGCGACCTGTCCGGCGCACGGATTGCCAACATCCCCGAGAGGCTTTACCTCGACCATTGGCGCCATCACGGCATCCTCGACGTGCCCCTGCTGAGCCCCGCCACCGGGTCGCTCCTCCTGACGGGTGAAGACGCGCTGTGGACCGAAGTCGACTGGGTGGTCCAGTCCGACAGCAACCACCTGTTCCTCGAGGCCCCCCACCGACAGAAAGGCCTGTTCTTCCCGGAGACCCTCACGGTGCAGAGCCGCCTCCGTGGCGAGCTGGCCTCGGCCTCGGCGGTGACAGTGCGGGCGGAGGACTCCGACAAGCTGACCGCGCACCTGACACCTTCGCCACAGGGGGAGGGCTATGCCCAGCTCACCCTCACGGGACAACACCCTGGCGTGACTCGCGTCGCGCTGGGCGCCGGACAAGACAGCCATGTCATCGACGTCAGAATCCTCCCGGACGACTGGCACCTGGACGAGGTCCCCGCCGAGCAAGTGGACTATGCGTTCTTGTATCAGCACGTCATGAGCTACTACGAGCTGCTCTACCCCTTCATGTCGGACAAGGTCTTCAGCCTGGCGGACCGCTGCAAGTGCGAAACATATTCCCGGCTGATGTGGCAGATGTGCGACCCGCTCAACCGGGACAAGAGCTATTACATGCCCAGCACCCGGGAACTCTCCCTGCCCAAGTCCAAGCTGTTCCTGAAGTATCTGGTGCACCTCGAAGGCAGCTCCAGGACATCTTCTCCCAAGACGCGTGGACCACCGCCCATCACCTGCAAGGTCCATCTCGTCGAGGCGCTCCGGAAGGCAGTCGACCTGGAGCTGTCGCTGCTCCTCCAGTATCTGTACGCCGCCTATTCCATTCCCAACCATGAACAAGGCCTCCAGCAGGTCCGCGCGGGCCATTGGCGGGTGGAGGAGCTCGAGCTGGCGTGCGGCTCCGAGGACAGGCGTCGCAACAGTGGCATGCGCGGCACGTTGCTGGAGATTGCACATGAAGAGATGATTCATTACCTGGTGATGAACAACCTGCTGATGGCCCTGGGCGAACCCTTCCATCCCGGCACCCCCAGGTGGGGAGTCCAGGCGCGGCGCCACTTCGGGTTGGACACCGAGTTCTCCTTCGAGCCCTTCTCGGAGCATGTGCTCGCCCGGTTCATTCGTCTCGAATGGCCTGGGCACCTCGCCGTCCCGGGAAACTCCATCGCCGACCTCTACAGCTCCATTCGCCAGGGGCTGAGAGACATTCCTGAGCTGTTCGACACCCGCCCCGGAAAGCGCGGCGGAGAGCATCATCTCTTCCTGGATGAGCTGACCCACAAGCTGTTCCCGGCGTATCAGCTGGAGGTCTTTGACCGGGACAGCGCGCTCTTCTCCATCGACTTCGTCACCCGCCAGGGAGAAGGCCTCGCGCTCGCCCCCCCCGACAGTGAATCCTCTCACTTCCAGCGACTGCGCCGCATGGCCTCGCGCTTCAGCGCCCTCGCGAAGCCGTTCGAGCCTGCCGTGCCAGCCCTGAGGAATCCGAGCCTGGAGCCCCGGGAGGACTGTGCCCAGGTCGTGGACGAGGGAGCCCGGGCGCTGATGGGCTTGTACCAGGGATGTCATGAGCTGATGTTCTCCCTGATGGCTCATCACTTCGCGCAGAGGCCGCTGGGCAGCTTGCGCCGCTCGCGCTTGATGAATGCGTCCATCGACATCATGACGGGCCTGCTGCGCCCTCTGTCCATCACCCTGATGAACCTTCCGTCGGGTCTGCCCGGGCGCACGGCGGGTCCCCCCGTGCCCGAGCCCATCGAGGGACAACTCGACCGAGACTACGCCACGGGATGCCGGCTGCTGGCCCAGCAATGCCTGACGCTGGCGCGGCGGGGCCGCGACCTGGGGGCGGGCCTCGTCGGCGCGGCGCAGGTAGAGATGTTGGAGTTCTTCCATCGACAACTGCTGGACCTGGCCCAAGGGAACGTCTCCAGGGAGGCCTGA
- a CDS encoding flavin monoamine oxidase family protein, producing MPHHSDICIIGAGIGGLTCASRLATSRLSNKLRIRVFDLNTHVGGRILSKRLHCGEITELGAARYSPQLHPRFQALMNCFQHPHEAYPFTHAIFQDGMRGQLRTTLLGLRSKLEKHPSDSFLDFVSHYLGATEARRIIKALGYDALLLPIVSAPMAYGILKNHPETQGLIEGEGNQWRYAPEGYGRLLARLQCQAQASRVEFRMEHHLLSISRFVKGYILAFSHKGNTQIHRARHLILAIPPSAMTRLNLDFPAHWSPLQYGSLPLFKGVLTFDSAWWHDCHLTDKVLVVNNPLRKIYFKDEKYVQFYTDGDNATYWRDCLEQGEDVYLNRVRACMEQVLPLGGKSLPSIKDHFHKHWPHGVEFSLESTATQPTALLHRTGVIACSDAYTPHGGWMEGGLLSAHQAIRLLLEQLTSTSSNRN from the coding sequence ATGCCACATCATTCGGACATCTGCATCATTGGCGCGGGAATCGGAGGGCTCACCTGTGCGTCCCGGCTCGCCACCTCCCGGCTGAGCAACAAGCTGCGCATCCGCGTCTTTGATTTGAACACCCACGTGGGCGGTCGCATCCTGTCGAAGCGGCTCCACTGCGGAGAAATCACGGAACTAGGAGCCGCGCGCTACTCACCGCAACTCCATCCCCGCTTCCAGGCGCTCATGAACTGCTTCCAACACCCTCATGAAGCCTACCCATTCACCCATGCCATCTTCCAGGACGGCATGAGGGGGCAGCTGCGGACAACCCTGCTCGGCCTGCGCTCCAAGCTGGAGAAACATCCCTCTGACTCATTCCTGGATTTCGTCAGTCACTACCTGGGGGCGACCGAGGCCCGGCGAATCATCAAGGCCCTGGGGTATGACGCCCTCCTTCTCCCCATCGTCTCCGCGCCCATGGCGTACGGCATCCTCAAGAACCACCCGGAGACCCAAGGACTGATTGAGGGTGAAGGCAACCAGTGGCGCTATGCGCCGGAGGGGTACGGCCGGCTGCTGGCACGGCTTCAGTGTCAGGCACAGGCCAGCCGCGTCGAGTTCCGGATGGAACACCACCTGCTCTCCATCTCGCGATTCGTGAAGGGATACATCCTCGCCTTCAGCCACAAGGGAAACACCCAGATACATCGAGCGCGTCACCTCATCCTGGCCATCCCCCCCTCCGCGATGACACGGCTCAATCTCGACTTTCCCGCCCACTGGAGCCCCTTGCAGTATGGCTCACTGCCCTTGTTCAAGGGGGTCCTGACCTTCGACAGCGCCTGGTGGCATGACTGTCACCTGACGGACAAGGTCCTGGTGGTCAACAATCCCTTGAGGAAGATCTACTTCAAGGACGAGAAATACGTACAGTTCTACACCGACGGCGACAACGCAACCTATTGGCGGGACTGTCTGGAGCAAGGTGAAGATGTCTATTTGAACAGGGTCCGCGCCTGCATGGAGCAGGTGCTCCCCCTCGGTGGCAAGTCCCTCCCGTCCATCAAGGACCACTTCCACAAACACTGGCCCCATGGCGTGGAGTTCTCGCTCGAATCCACGGCCACGCAGCCCACCGCCTTGCTTCATCGCACGGGTGTCATTGCCTGCTCGGATGCCTACACGCCGCATGGCGGCTGGATGGAGGGGGGACTGCTCAGCGCACATCAAGCCATTCGACTCCTGCTGGAGCAACTCACCAGCACGTCCTCGAATCGGAACTGA
- a CDS encoding LysR family transcriptional regulator, translated as MNPALLPSLAWFAHVASHRSFTKAAAQMGVSRAALSQNLKALEKQLGVRLLNRTTRDMSLTEDGQHLFDALLPSLGTIESAVRGLGEAAGMPSGLLKVNTARMAARYLIEPHLGEFLARYPNLSLELVMDDGLSNIIASGCDAGIRLGQSLAEHMVAVPVSPMLSMAVVGAPSYFARRRAPKTPADLVHHNCINYRHAGSGALHDWEFTAPGPNGQDFSVATKGNHITNDDDSMLRAALQGVGLIQHIDQAVQRHLDDGSLVRVLQPWCPPFPGFYLYVPSRKQLPKKVQALMGFLVDQRKRWEGKT; from the coding sequence ATGAACCCGGCCCTGCTGCCCTCCCTCGCATGGTTCGCCCACGTCGCGTCCCACCGCAGCTTCACCAAGGCCGCCGCGCAGATGGGGGTGTCGCGCGCGGCGCTCTCACAGAACCTCAAGGCGCTGGAGAAGCAGTTGGGCGTCCGGCTCCTCAACCGCACCACACGCGACATGTCGCTGACGGAGGACGGCCAGCATCTGTTCGATGCCTTGCTCCCCTCCCTGGGCACCATCGAGAGCGCCGTGCGCGGCCTGGGGGAGGCCGCCGGAATGCCCTCCGGCCTGCTGAAGGTCAACACCGCGCGCATGGCCGCCAGGTACCTGATTGAACCCCACCTGGGGGAGTTCCTCGCGCGCTACCCGAACCTGTCCCTGGAGTTGGTGATGGACGACGGGCTGTCCAACATCATCGCCAGCGGCTGCGACGCGGGCATCCGCTTGGGACAGAGCCTCGCCGAGCACATGGTGGCGGTGCCGGTCAGCCCCATGCTGTCGATGGCCGTCGTCGGCGCCCCTTCGTACTTCGCGCGCCGGCGCGCGCCGAAGACACCGGCAGACCTCGTCCATCACAACTGCATCAACTATCGCCACGCGGGCAGCGGCGCACTCCACGACTGGGAGTTCACCGCGCCCGGCCCCAACGGCCAGGACTTCTCCGTGGCGACGAAGGGCAACCACATCACCAACGACGACGACAGCATGCTGCGCGCCGCGCTGCAGGGGGTCGGCCTGATTCAGCACATCGACCAGGCCGTACAAAGGCACCTCGACGACGGAAGCCTGGTGCGTGTGCTGCAGCCCTGGTGCCCCCCCTTCCCGGGCTTCTATCTCTACGTTCCTTCCCGCAAGCAGTTGCCGAAGAAGGTCCAGGCGCTGATGGGGTTCCTCGTCGACCAGCGCAAGCGATGGGAGGGGAAGACCTGA
- a CDS encoding alpha/beta hydrolase, with protein sequence MDTVKIRNKDMYWDIAADVYFPPGFDAQKKYPAVISMHPIGSCKEQTAGNVYGAALAKAGFIAVAFDASFQGASGGEPRFLEDPTQRVEDVRRVTDFLVTLPYVDAARIGVLGICGGGGYAINATMTERRLKAVVSITGVNFGRLSREGFSGYDPLGALDAMAEQRTAEVRGGPLRVDNYLPPSVEAGKKAGLKDIDVLEATEYYRSPRGEKPHGATSGLFSHRAAAVGWDAFHLAEVLLTRPLLVVIGDKPGGFGAYRDGQEIYGRAASKQKELVVVEGTSHYDLYDKPAPVAQALEKVVPFFKRHL encoded by the coding sequence ATGGATACCGTGAAGATTCGCAACAAGGACATGTATTGGGACATCGCCGCCGACGTGTACTTCCCGCCTGGCTTCGACGCCCAGAAGAAGTACCCCGCCGTCATCAGCATGCATCCCATCGGGAGCTGCAAGGAGCAGACGGCGGGCAATGTGTATGGGGCGGCGCTGGCGAAGGCGGGCTTCATCGCGGTCGCGTTCGACGCGAGCTTCCAGGGCGCCAGCGGCGGTGAGCCGCGGTTCCTCGAAGACCCGACGCAGCGGGTGGAGGACGTCCGCCGTGTGACGGACTTCCTCGTCACGCTGCCCTACGTCGACGCGGCCCGCATCGGCGTCCTCGGAATCTGCGGCGGCGGCGGGTACGCCATCAACGCGACGATGACCGAGCGGCGCCTCAAGGCGGTCGTCAGCATCACGGGCGTGAACTTCGGCCGACTGAGCCGCGAGGGCTTCAGTGGCTATGACCCGCTGGGGGCCCTGGATGCGATGGCCGAGCAGCGCACCGCCGAGGTGAGAGGTGGCCCGCTCCGCGTCGACAACTACCTCCCGCCCTCTGTCGAAGCCGGGAAGAAGGCGGGGCTGAAGGACATCGATGTGCTGGAGGCGACGGAGTACTACCGCTCACCCCGCGGCGAGAAGCCCCATGGCGCGACGAGCGGACTGTTCTCCCATCGCGCCGCCGCCGTCGGCTGGGATGCGTTCCATCTGGCCGAGGTGCTGCTGACGCGGCCGCTGCTCGTGGTCATCGGTGACAAGCCGGGTGGCTTCGGTGCCTACCGGGACGGCCAGGAGATCTACGGCCGCGCGGCGTCGAAGCAGAAGGAGCTCGTCGTCGTCGAGGGGACCTCGCACTACGACCTCTATGACAAGCCCGCGCCAGTCGCCCAGGCGCTGGAGAAGGTCGTGCCCTTCTTCAAGCGTCACCTCTAG
- a CDS encoding YceI family protein codes for MLWSVVAMVVLSSSPAVASEWEVDSSHSSVEFSIRHLVSNVRGRFDKVEGTLSRDDADPTQSKMTLTIDVASIDTGVPDRDKHLKSPDFFDAAKFPTMTFRSTKIGKSTGKDAYEVTGDLTLHGVTKPVTLQVQDLGSVKGPKGMVRGLEATGTLNRKDWGITWNNALDSGGTILGDEVKVLINLELKEKAQAAAPKK; via the coding sequence ATGCTGTGGTCGGTGGTCGCCATGGTTGTCCTCTCCAGCTCCCCGGCCGTCGCCTCCGAGTGGGAGGTGGACTCCAGTCACTCCTCCGTGGAGTTCTCCATCCGCCACCTTGTCTCCAACGTCCGTGGGCGCTTCGACAAGGTGGAGGGGACTCTCAGCCGCGACGACGCGGACCCCACTCAATCAAAGATGACGCTCACCATCGACGTCGCCAGCATCGACACCGGAGTCCCTGACCGGGACAAGCACCTCAAGTCTCCAGACTTCTTCGATGCCGCGAAGTTCCCGACGATGACCTTCAGGTCGACCAAGATTGGGAAGTCGACCGGGAAGGACGCATACGAGGTGACCGGCGACCTCACCCTGCATGGTGTCACCAAGCCCGTGACGCTCCAAGTCCAGGACCTGGGCTCCGTCAAGGGGCCGAAGGGGATGGTCCGGGGACTGGAAGCAACCGGCACCCTCAACCGCAAGGACTGGGGCATCACCTGGAACAACGCGCTGGATAGTGGGGGGACGATTCTGGGGGACGAGGTGAAAGTGCTCATCAACCTGGAGCTGAAGGAGAAGGCGCAAGCCGCGGCTCCGAAGAAGTGA
- a CDS encoding arylsulfatase, producing MAKKQPNILIIWGDDIGWFNPSCYHQGAMGYRTPNIDRIAAEGTRFTDWYGQQSCTAGRAAFITGQTPVRTGLTKVGLPGATLGLQGEDPTIAEMLKAQGYVTGQFGKNHLGDRDEFLPTNHGFDEFFGNLYHLNAEEEPENPDYPKDPKFRKRFGPRGVLHTWANPDGTQRIEDTGPLTKKRMETVDDEFTSACLDFMERSKTSGKPFFIWFNSTRMHVFTHLRKESEGKTGLGLYPDGMVEHDGHVGQLLDKLDELGITKDTIVMYSTDNGAEVMSWPDGGSTPFRGEKDTNWEGGWRVPCVIRWPGVLEPGTVSNEVFSHTDMLPTLVAAAGEPDIVEKLKKGYKAGSKTFKVHIDGYNLLPFFKGDVEENPRKGFFYWSDDGDLVAVRVAQWKVHFMEQRAHGLEIWREKFVDMRIPKLFNLRSDPFERADVDASMYYDLWFAQRGFVLVPAQALVGEFLKTFQAFPPRQRPASFSIDQALEKAREKQQALAVTAPEDEAQAGSEEQPAVH from the coding sequence ATGGCGAAGAAGCAACCGAACATCCTCATCATCTGGGGTGACGATATCGGGTGGTTCAACCCGAGCTGCTACCACCAGGGCGCCATGGGGTACCGCACGCCGAACATCGACCGCATCGCGGCGGAGGGGACGCGATTCACCGACTGGTACGGGCAGCAGAGCTGCACGGCGGGGCGCGCCGCGTTCATCACGGGCCAGACGCCGGTGCGGACAGGGCTCACGAAGGTGGGCCTCCCTGGCGCCACGCTGGGCCTCCAGGGCGAGGACCCGACCATCGCCGAGATGCTCAAGGCCCAGGGCTATGTCACCGGCCAGTTCGGGAAGAACCACCTGGGAGACCGCGACGAGTTCCTCCCCACGAACCACGGCTTCGACGAGTTCTTCGGCAATCTCTATCACCTCAACGCGGAGGAGGAGCCGGAGAACCCCGACTACCCCAAGGACCCGAAGTTCCGGAAGCGCTTCGGGCCGCGCGGCGTCCTGCACACGTGGGCGAATCCGGACGGCACGCAGCGCATCGAGGACACGGGCCCGCTGACGAAAAAGCGGATGGAGACGGTGGACGACGAGTTCACCTCCGCGTGCCTCGACTTCATGGAGCGCTCGAAGACGTCGGGCAAGCCGTTCTTCATCTGGTTCAACTCCACGCGGATGCATGTCTTCACGCACCTGCGCAAGGAGTCAGAGGGGAAGACGGGGCTGGGGCTGTATCCGGATGGGATGGTGGAGCACGACGGGCATGTGGGGCAGTTGCTCGACAAGCTGGACGAGTTGGGCATCACGAAGGACACCATCGTGATGTACTCCACGGACAACGGCGCCGAGGTGATGAGCTGGCCCGATGGCGGCAGCACGCCGTTCCGAGGGGAGAAGGACACCAACTGGGAGGGCGGCTGGAGGGTGCCGTGTGTCATCCGCTGGCCGGGGGTGCTGGAGCCGGGCACGGTGTCGAATGAAGTCTTCTCGCACACCGACATGCTCCCCACGCTGGTGGCCGCGGCGGGCGAGCCGGACATCGTGGAGAAGCTGAAGAAGGGCTACAAGGCCGGGAGCAAGACGTTCAAGGTCCACATCGACGGGTACAACCTGCTGCCCTTCTTCAAGGGCGACGTCGAGGAGAACCCGCGCAAGGGCTTCTTCTACTGGAGCGACGACGGCGACCTCGTCGCGGTGCGCGTGGCCCAGTGGAAGGTCCACTTCATGGAGCAGCGCGCGCACGGCCTGGAGATCTGGCGGGAGAAGTTCGTCGACATGCGCATCCCCAAGTTGTTCAACCTGAGGAGCGACCCGTTCGAGCGGGCGGACGTCGACGCGTCGATGTATTACGACCTCTGGTTCGCCCAGCGCGGGTTCGTGCTCGTGCCGGCGCAGGCCCTGGTGGGCGAGTTCCTGAAGACCTTCCAGGCCTTCCCGCCTCGTCAGCGCCCAGCGAGCTTCAGCATCGACCAGGCGCTGGAGAAGGCGCGCGAGAAGCAGCAGGCGCTCGCCGTCACCGCTCCCGAGGACGAGGCCCAGGCCGGGAGCGAAGAACAGCCCGCGGTACATTAG
- a CDS encoding sigma-54-dependent transcriptional regulator: MTRMRIWIRFVGSGASGMRPKVMEALARVGIEPECSEGTSPLGLGVLVFDEVGPMTLEAVRGCRLHASTRVLAVATTEKALGEGACWRLLLEGAADVIAWEGAHDAVAEISARLERWHAVDRIIDSPGVQRRLVGRSPSWLPVLRQIVEVATFTDASVLLLGESGTGKEEVARLIHELDRRAHKGDLVTLDCTTVVPELSGSEFFGHERGAFTGAAGVRDGAFALSHEGTLFLDEVGELPLALQAQLLRVVQEHSYKRVGSNTWQHADFRLVCATNRELSEEVTQGSFRRDFFHRISSWVCRLPPLRERPEDILPLALHFLRTMRPDVELVLDPRVRDYLLQRSYPGNIRELRQLMGRICKRHVGSGPITVGDIPSDELPSLEGLCEWRDQSFARAVQHALTMGMGLKEIGRSASEMAIRLVLAEEEGNLQRAARRLGVTDRALQLRRAQQED; encoded by the coding sequence ATGACGCGCATGAGGATCTGGATTCGCTTCGTGGGGAGTGGTGCCAGCGGGATGCGTCCGAAGGTCATGGAGGCGCTGGCGCGGGTGGGCATCGAGCCGGAGTGCTCGGAGGGGACATCTCCCTTGGGCCTCGGGGTGCTGGTGTTCGATGAGGTGGGCCCGATGACGCTCGAGGCCGTGCGAGGTTGCCGGCTGCACGCGTCGACGCGGGTGCTGGCGGTGGCGACGACGGAGAAGGCGCTGGGGGAGGGCGCATGCTGGCGGCTGCTCCTCGAAGGGGCCGCGGATGTGATTGCCTGGGAGGGCGCTCATGACGCGGTGGCGGAGATCTCCGCCCGGCTGGAGCGCTGGCACGCCGTGGACAGGATCATCGACTCGCCCGGGGTGCAGCGGCGCCTGGTGGGGCGCTCGCCTTCGTGGCTCCCCGTGCTCCGTCAGATTGTCGAGGTCGCGACCTTCACGGACGCCTCGGTGCTGCTCCTCGGCGAGAGCGGCACCGGCAAGGAGGAGGTCGCGCGTCTCATCCACGAGCTCGACCGGCGTGCGCACAAAGGGGACCTGGTGACGCTGGATTGCACCACGGTGGTGCCGGAGTTGTCGGGCAGCGAGTTCTTCGGCCACGAGCGGGGTGCCTTCACGGGGGCCGCGGGCGTGCGGGATGGCGCCTTCGCCCTGTCGCATGAGGGGACGCTGTTCCTGGATGAAGTGGGAGAGCTTCCGCTGGCGCTCCAGGCGCAATTGCTCCGCGTGGTGCAGGAGCATTCGTACAAGCGCGTCGGCTCCAACACCTGGCAGCACGCGGACTTCCGGCTGGTCTGCGCGACCAATCGCGAGCTGAGCGAGGAGGTCACCCAGGGCTCCTTCCGCCGCGACTTCTTCCATCGCATCTCGAGCTGGGTCTGCCGGCTGCCACCGCTGCGCGAGCGGCCCGAGGACATCCTCCCCCTCGCGCTGCACTTCCTGCGGACGATGCGGCCCGACGTGGAGCTGGTCCTGGACCCGCGCGTGCGCGACTACCTGCTCCAGCGCAGCTACCCGGGGAACATCCGCGAGCTTCGCCAACTCATGGGCCGCATCTGCAAGCGGCACGTGGGCTCGGGGCCCATCACCGTGGGCGACATCCCCTCGGACGAGCTGCCGTCACTCGAAGGGCTCTGCGAGTGGAGGGACCAGTCCTTCGCGCGCGCCGTCCAGCACGCGCTGACGATGGGGATGGGGCTGAAGGAGATTGGCCGGAGCGCCTCGGAGATGGCGATTCGGCTGGTGCTCGCGGAAGAGGAGGGCAACCTCCAGCGCGCGGCCCGGCGACTGGGGGTCACGGACCGCGCGCTCCAGCTCCGGCGCGCGCAACAGGAGGACTAG
- a CDS encoding aminotransferase class I/II-fold pyridoxal phosphate-dependent enzyme: MLDFTSSLYLGLVHASRTLEPWEQLTLGAPAVVEEPASVARTERDLAELVGCDRALLSRSTLHVFWDVFSGLEGRRVSLFWDDGAYPIAKWGIETMAARGVPARGFHHHSPESLARRILSLDPGRLPVVVCDGWCPGCGELAPLEAYLDLVRAHGGLLIVDDTQAVGVLGRRHRGLPLGVGGGGSLRWEGLQGPDLLWCGSLAKALGVPMAAVAGDARVVARIEARGETRVHCSPPSVADLHAAQRALAINHREGDALRRALAQRVAHFRERLRLAGLSALGGPFPVQRVLLPSGVDSRRVHERLRHKGVRTVLQRSRCGPEVSVSFILTTRHGAPELTQAVDLLTEALHDEHHERTRHERVA, encoded by the coding sequence GTGCTCGACTTCACCTCCTCGCTCTACCTGGGGCTGGTGCATGCCAGCCGGACGCTCGAGCCCTGGGAGCAGCTCACCCTGGGCGCGCCCGCCGTCGTTGAAGAGCCCGCCTCCGTGGCCAGGACGGAGCGCGACCTGGCGGAGCTGGTGGGCTGTGACCGCGCGCTGCTCTCCCGGTCCACGCTGCATGTGTTCTGGGATGTGTTCAGCGGGCTGGAGGGGCGCCGTGTCTCCTTGTTCTGGGACGACGGCGCCTATCCGATAGCGAAGTGGGGCATCGAGACCATGGCCGCGCGAGGCGTTCCCGCGCGCGGGTTCCACCACCACTCGCCCGAGAGCCTGGCGCGGAGAATCCTCTCGTTGGACCCGGGGCGCCTGCCGGTGGTGGTCTGCGATGGCTGGTGTCCGGGCTGCGGGGAGCTGGCGCCGCTCGAGGCGTACCTGGACCTGGTCCGTGCGCATGGAGGGCTGCTCATCGTCGATGACACCCAGGCCGTGGGCGTGCTCGGGCGACGGCACAGGGGCTTGCCGCTGGGGGTGGGCGGTGGGGGCTCGCTGCGATGGGAAGGGCTTCAAGGGCCGGATCTCTTGTGGTGCGGCTCCCTGGCGAAGGCGTTGGGGGTGCCCATGGCGGCGGTGGCGGGGGATGCCAGGGTGGTGGCTCGCATCGAGGCACGCGGAGAGACGCGTGTGCATTGCAGTCCACCGTCGGTCGCGGACCTGCATGCCGCGCAGCGGGCCCTCGCCATCAATCATCGGGAGGGGGACGCCCTTCGCCGCGCGCTGGCCCAGCGTGTGGCCCACTTCCGCGAGCGACTGCGGCTTGCGGGGCTGAGCGCCCTGGGCGGGCCGTTCCCCGTGCAGAGGGTGCTGCTGCCCTCGGGGGTGGACTCGCGCCGGGTCCACGAGCGGCTGCGGCACAAGGGCGTTCGCACCGTGCTCCAGCGCTCACGCTGCGGGCCGGAGGTTTCGGTGAGCTTCATCCTCACGACCCGGCACGGCGCGCCGGAGCTGACCCAAGCCGTGGACCTCCTGACCGAGGCGCTCCACGACGAACATCACGAGAGGACACGTCATGAACGAGTGGCATGA